The Camelina sativa cultivar DH55 chromosome 16, Cs, whole genome shotgun sequence sequence taaaaagatatatatatatatatatatatatatatataaagttattcTGCTATAAGGATATGCCTAAAAATATATCTCTCAaccttttataaattttatttggttctttCCACAAAAACATTCGATCCAAAAgcgtaagaaacaaaaaaatggagttCACCGCAGAGCAGCTAAGCCGATACAACGGCACCAACGAATCATCACCGATCTACGTCGCAATCAAAGGCCGCGTGTTCGACGTCACCACGGGAAAATCCTTCTACGGCCCCGGAGGCGATTACGCGATATTCGCCGGAAAAGACGCGAGCAGAGCTCTAGGTAAGATGAgtaagaaggaagaagatgtcTCTCCTTCTCTTGAAGGTCTCACTGAGAAAGAGATGAACACTCTCAATGATTGGGAGACGAAATTTGTAGCAAAGTACCCTGTCGTTGGCCGTGTTGTCTCCTCCTAGATCTGGGATTTATGATGATGACATGTAACTATGGTATGGTTGTGTGAGGggattttgtgtgtgtttgtatgtTTCTGATTTCGTATGTTTTGGATCTGATCGTTTTTGATGATGACGGTTTGATACAATGAACACATTAAGTACCAAAATTGTCTAATTGGAATAAATTGGTGTTGATCTTACTTGTTGAATTTGTTGCTCTTAATCGAATTGGATTGATCTGTGTTGAAGATTGATGATATGTTCAAGGTTACGGATTTGGCAATTTTACTTAATTAGAGTTTGAGAAAGTTAAAGTTAGCATCTTTTAATTTCTGTTAATTAATACGGTCTTCATATTCTCTCGTTCTAAGGTTACTTTTGTTGTGATTTGGAGTTGAATCTTATATGTTCGATGGGAGATTGGTGTAGTTCATATCTTTTTACAAACATTTGGGAGCTAACTGTGCggggtgaaaaaaaaatactgatgaTTTCTGAAATCTGAGCAACATCAAACTTACCGGATTACAATGCAAAGTAGGCTGTTATCGGTTTTCGATTCTCTCTTACAAGTTCAAGTTTGTTGTCAATTATAGAAAGTGGAATCTGatattttggtgttttgggttttgagaTCTGAAAGAATGTAGAGAAACTTAAACCACATAGAGAGAGGCCTGACTTGTGAGTTCATTCCAGTTTAACATCCCCAACTCTATGTAACATCATTAGTTAAAGCTAATAGATAACGGGGAAGAACTTAACTGATAATCTAAACCCGCACTGCACTAACAAATTTGCATAAAACCAAGAAGGGAAGTTGTTGGGATATATGAAAAATAACAAAGGGTCTTGtattacagaaaataaaaaacaaaaggaacaaaggCAACAACCCAAAAGTAAAAGAGCTATATGTCTATTGTTTAAgatcatctccaatggtttacttcattttttttttgctccaaTAGTTGTTCTAATTCTtgctttaaaataaataatttaagtataTTCTATCTtaatattctattttaatttctaacatagtcctttacttttaaaatttgcaaattttactcacttagaccatctccaatggttttctctatttttttattctctataatagaggtgaatTTTATTTCAACCCAGTTCTATTCTTACTTAgatattgctattttttcctgtatatatatatagagtaactctatttttttccctataaatagaggataatataacaatctctattttaaaagtgaaaatagAGCTGTGTTAGAGCAAATTtgcctctaaaatagagattactATAGTATATATGTCTCTACATATagagataaatatatagatGAGTTGGAGATGCTCTTGGTTATTTATTctaaacaaatatcaaatacattatgattattaaaaataaagtttcattacaaaacataaattgaAGATAGAATGatacagtttttgtttttaaaaaatttgtttaatttattaactatgatttttaatttaactttatCTAATTATTAACTATGTAGGCTGCAAATGGTGATTAACAAACTGAACCAGCTGAATAGGTTAATAATGATGGGTTGAATAAAAATGAGCTGAACCATCAAAATGAGCTGAAGAAATTGAATGAGCTgaagaagctgcagagaaataAATTAGTATGTTAAATGGTGACCATTAAGTTGAATAgctgaatacaaaaatataatattaataatatctcTATAATAGTatctgaaattatatattttaaatataagaaatatatttttttaaaaaataatatattattagtttttatttggaaataaatttttattgcataatattattactagaatatcttTTATTcctaacaaataattttaaattatttagtttaatattgaACATTAAATAATGTGAAAaaaatttgcaaacaaaaaatataattagataGTGATGATTCGTTTGttacatatttcaaaatataaatatatgtatatgttaagCTTCTAACTAGTAAACTCCATGAACAAAAGCTTAACCTTAGGGAAACTCCATTAAACCTCCATTAACATGTAAATGCAAACTCAAAAGGTTCAATAACTCTCAGATTACAAGATAGAAATGAAGAACAAAGTGAAAGATAAGATCGGCAACCCTCGCTCACATCCCTCGGGTTCCTCTCTTCCCAAGCAGCCTCATGTCGGCTAACCCCTCACAACATTCATCATATCCCCTTGTGATGCTTCccctctttatttatatagcTTAATCATCTTCTAGGTTCTTCTTAGCCTCCTAGGCAACTTTCCTCATCTCTCACGTGTGAACTTTGTTGCACATGATCCCAAATAGATTCAGCTCTCCTCACACGTGTGACTATCTCTTTTACAATTCAGTCCCTGCATCTTATCGAGCTACAAAGATTTGGACACAATATTTGCTTGTCCAGCTGAGCTAGGGACTATACCACATCCGGTCCAAGGAAAAGATCATAGAGATGATGGTTCGGCTGCCCAATCAAGTGAGTTAAATCTTATCTAGGTCTAAATTTTTTGGATTAATCCGACTGTGAGAGGTGCCTAGAGTAAATAAATCTTGCTTCTGCAGGTGGGACTAAGGCAAGCCAAGTGCAGCATTCTGACCGCACAAGGACATTTTGGACTCCTCCAATGGATTACTATCTAATTGACTTGTTAGTGGATCAAGTGAACAATGGGAACAGAGTTGGGCAGACTTTCATAACAAGTGCTTGGAATGAAATGGTTACAGCATTCAATGCCAAATTCGGGTCTCAACACAGCAAAGACGTTCTGAAGAATCGGTACAAACACTTAAGGAGGTTGTACAACGACATAAAGTTTCTACTCGAGCAAAATGGGTTCTCATGGGATACAAGGAGAGATATGGTGATTGCAGATGATGGCACTTGGAATACCTATATACAGGCATgccacattcttcttcttttaagatACTAGTTATATGGTTATGCTTACAACTAAAACATGTGTAGGCACATCCAGAAGCTAGATCATATCGAGTTAAAACTATTCCGAGCTATCCAAATCTTTGCTTCATTTTTGGGAAGGAAACGTCGGATGGGAGATACACACGCTTGGCTCAAGCTTTTGATCCCAGTCCGGCAGAAACTGCGCTGATGATCGGTAAGCTTCTCCTATagcattttcttttctttgtgattcaATGCAAAGTAAAAGTTAAAGCtaatctgatttttattttcttttttttttttgaaaaaaaatcattgtatTGTCTTTATCTAAGTTTTATAACTCTATCGTTGTGCTCTCTATTTCCTTTGGATTCCTAAAGCTGTGTATGTGAGACTAGCTATGCAGAAGTGATTAATGACTGATCCTTTGGTATTCATATGAATCCTTTTCAGAAAATGGAAGCACAGATGGGTTTAAAGATACTCTGGGGGAAACTCACAGTTTCCAGATGGTGGTTTATTCCAGCAACGAGAAAAATGATTACCTCTGTAGCAATACCGGTCCTCCTTGTATAGAATGGACACAGGTCATGGACTGCTGTCTTATTGATCTTATGTTAGAGCAGGTGAATAGAGGAAATAAGATTGGTGAGACATTTACAGAGCAAGCTTGGGCTGACATGGCAGAATGCTTCAATGCAAAGTTCGGATTGCAGACTGACATGTTCATGCTGGAGAATCGTTACATATTGATGTTGAAAGAGCGTGACGACATCACCAGTATCCTCAATCTTGATGGCTTTACTTGGGATGAGGAGAACCAAACCATCGTTGCAGAAGATGAATATTGGAAAGCATATATCAAGGTAAGGCTTACTAATgatactctttttttatttgatcatgtGACACTTTTGGGGTTCTgtctttgctttcttgttcGATAAAACTTGTTCTAGATAAGAGAAATATGTTAAGCTGAacaaaaggtttgattttaagcgATTAGTGTCTGATTTTGCAGGATCATCCAGATGCAACTATATATAAAGGCAAAACCTTGGATAGTTACGGCAATTTGTGCAAGATACATGAACATCTCTCCCAAGATAGTTTCAATTGTGAGAATCTAATGATAGAGTTGGAAAGCTATGGCCATGAGATGGAAATAGTCAATGACTTTAGTTCACCACACAAGCAGCAGAATAAGCGACCTAATCCAACAACTCCACCTTTGGAGCTAACAACTGTACATAAGGCTCAGAAGACCGGACTTGAGACGAGGAAGCCTCTGTTTGAGGcagaaggtgatgatgatggttgcACAAAGCCAATTCCTCGGAACGAAATTTACTCAGGAATAGGAAATGCCATTGATGCATTGCAAGCTTTGCCTGATATGGACGATGAGTTTCTGCTGGATGCTTGTGATCTTTTGGAAGATGAGAGGAAAGCAAAGACATTCTTGGCTTTGGACGTCTCGTTACGTAGGAAATGGCTGGTGAGAAAGCTTCGCCCTTCatctaaattttaaaccaatgggtctctctctctttgaagcCAATCAGCAACCAAGTTATAAACCAAGCTTTGAGCACAATACAAGATTAGTTTCTGTAAGGTTTTGTAAAAATAACaatctttgttttggttcaagGGTATTGTAAAATTGTGTAATGATCTTAGATACTAACGCATAATTTGGATAATATGCAGAGGCTGATCAGAACATAACCATACACATGAACATCATCAATTGGTATGAACAATAGAATAAGAAAAACTATTGATGTCTTCGTTATCTGCCTCGTATGTCTCTCCCACAGTATCAGAAACAAGAGGCAGCATTCACGAATAAAACACAAAAGTGCTCGATCAGCGAGAATTGCAGttcataaaatttacataaccAATTTATTTGCAGTGcatcaaaaaaaatatggtaatactgtaattttttttatcttaacaTCTGAGCAAACTTTTATTAGACTGTAAATGGATGGTACAAATAGTTTATCAACCATGATGGTGGTACAGAATAGTTGTGGTACAACTACAAGGGATCCAAATCAGTAACTTTCTTCACTAATTTTGACAGCgcttgtttatttttgtgtttataatttattttattttttaatcccACTACACATATTCTTAAGAattataaagataattaattatatatgtctaAAAAGCTTAACTTTCCGTCAAAGTTCGAAAGGTTATCTTTAAGAAAGCTTATCTTCCTTAAACTACAATGAGTGGGTACACTAGCAAAAATGTTTAGTACAAAAGTTATACTTATCATTGAAAACGTTGAAGAATACATTTAAAagaaattgttttaaaagtaCTAAAAACCTTGATTTgcagaaaacaaatcatcattgaAAGTTTCAAGAATACAGTACATtaccttttatttataaaaaaatgaaaagaatgttgtaaaagtttccaaaagagaCCGGAGCATGGTAGGTAACACTTGCAATGATGCTTGTCGTAGGTTTGTTAAAGCAAAGGCTGCTTCATGCTTCGTCTCTATCAATTAGTAGTGGCAATGTAGTATATACATACAGCTTTGGATGGCCTTTCAGTTCCATtgccttcttctctttcctcttccTCCTTAAGTTTAATACCTCTCTAGTTCATTGACCACAGCCATGGCTCAGATTCcacaggtttttttttgtttgtctttgctTTAGTACTGtgattacaatattttatttagttggtAATTAGTTTGCTTTATcttatttaattgattttctGACCAAATCTTGACAGTTTCTGTTCGCTTGCCAAGAAGAAGTAAACAGTGACGTGACCTTTTTCTCCTTGCCGCCTCAGGCTCAAAATGTTGCTGAGAACGCACCTACTGCAGCTACCAATCAAGTCATGCATCTTCCCTTGAATGCCGTGAATGGTTCTAATGAAAAATTCAATTCCATCAgaggatttgtttgttttatatatcaGCGGCGTCTTGTAGATGGAAATATCGAACATGTGCAGATGATATGTAAACCTAACACTCAAGAATCCTCAATCTTACCGACTATGAACACTACTAGGGTTCGTATGATGACCTATTACGGGTATGATGAAGTTTATAACCAGTTGAAGGTTTTGTCCATGACTTGGCGAAACGGTATGAATTATGATAATCATCAAGTTCTGACTTTTGGACCTGGCAACGCATGGAGAACTATCCCTTGCAGCGTACCCCATCATTCATCAAAGAaagggatatgcatcaatggtgttttgtattatcCAGCTATCGATATGTCTACTGATCATGATATGATAGTTTGCTTTGACGTAAACTCTGAAGTGTTCAGCTCTCTTCCAGACATCATGGAAACAATGATTGAAGCAGTGAAGTATGGGTCTTTTATACACTACAACGGTAAATTAGGTATACTTCAGTCTGAAAACATTCTTGGTGTTGATAATACAAGTACATACTTTACGATGTGGCTTCTAGATCATGAAACGCAGGTATGGGCTCATCAGATATATGAGTTCCCTGCTTCGTTTGAGGATACAGTTGGAGAGGCCATGTTAAGGTTTGATGGAATAATCACTCTAACAAATGAAGTTGTGTTCTCGTCTTACTATCCTTCCAACCCGTTTTACCTTTTCTACTACAATATCGTTACAAATACTTTCCGAAAAGTTGAAATCGAAGGAATGGAGGCCTACAACTACCGTTACACCTTTCTGAACTAAGTCAAGGTCTTAAAGCTTATGCAAGTGCTTATGTACTTCATAACTTCAGACTTTGTTTGGCTCAATGTTCtcatcatatcatcatcatcatcacacgaTCTTATTGGATATGGCTGTTTTCTGCATTGGACTTTTTATCCCTTTCCTTGTTTACTCTTTATTGTAAGGTTTGGcttcttttcttgctttgtACTCTCTTCTCTTTAAAAGCAATAaacttgtgtgtgtgttttcgtACTTGATATTAAATTTTGCAACCAAGATAAAACTCGAGCACAAGGAAATACATAGATACAAAAATCTAGGGCACAATTTTGATTGTATGCAGTGGTTGTGAAAATCTAAAGATAATCATGAAAATGAACATACTCAATTGGTATGAACAATAGCAGAGAAAAGCATCTTATTGATGTCTTCTTTATCTGCCTCCCCTATCTCCCCCACTGCATCAGAAACAAGAGAAGCAATAtgtaaacacaaacacacaacagaTTGAAGAACTTGATCTGCAAGAATTGCCATACATGGCACCTAGTCTTTATACGCACACATAGTCTTTATAAGCACACATGCATAAATGTCAATATTTCAATGATATTTAATGGCTTGTCCTGGTTACCTGTTCTCGATCTAACTTGTGTTGTCCACTCGTCGATAATCTggtcaaaaacaagaaatgaaacaaGCAAAGAGATTATGGAATGTCTAAAAAGCCTCTTTGATTTTAAAGGTATACAATACAGAGAAGCTGAGCATTAGATATTGATATTGACTGTGGGAAGGTTAAAACTTTGCACAAGCAATTTATTTGCTAATAATGTTCTTGCCATCTTCTCAACGTTTAGCATTGGGAAATTGCACAACCCCGAGTTGAGCAAGACAACAACATagtaccaataaaaaaaaaggaaaacgaaCCTGATTAAAATCAGCCAATGCATCATCTGCATCACCATTTGTTGATTCTCCCAAGGATGCATTCATTTTCTGAATAAGGTTGCAATTTCCAACAAGTGTTGTCTGTGCCTTATCAATCAAATCCTGTTATAACAAAATCAACAGTCACTTCTATAACAGTCAAGCTCTGTTTTAAAATGCCTAGCTTTGCAAAAGCCTTAGCAGATCTGACCATCGATGACAGCTATTGAAACTCCATACAACAAAATTTTACCATTTCTCATCACAGTCAATAAAAACTCATCCTTTTGGttcaaattacaaaatatctaATCCCTTGATTGCACAATAAACTGTCTACAACAAAATCAACCCTTTCTCCATTGGAATCCATAAAAATCCCATCTTTTGTTTCAAATAACTTGGAATCACTAAGATTGAATCGTTCATACACAGATTCCTACTGCTAAAATCTCCACTTTTCCTAATTCAATCAGCCGTTACgagacacacacacacgaaCCTGTTTAGCAGACAATAGCTCCAAGCATTGGTCTTTAAGAACAGTCACATCTTCCTGCAACTTCTTCATTCTCTGAATCAGCTTCATCGGATTCGCCTGCGACCCAACAGTTAGTTATTTCCGAGCTTGGATTCAAAGTATTGAACTTTAAAACAAATTCGAGATTCCAGAATCGAAAATTCCACTTACGTTATCAGGATAAGTCTGCTGGAACTCCTTGTCGAGCTTTGAATGCAAAACAGTAAGATCATGAGAAGCTCTCCCTAAAAGATTTATGAGATTATCAACAGcttgatgatgacgatgactcatcttcttcactctctcctctcctctcagTTTCCCCCTCTCTTTGCTCTGTTTTAGGGTTAATCTATTATGTTCTCCCGCCTCTTCTCACGGAAATAAAACAATACGGAGTTCTTACGTTAACGTTAAAAACAACACAGAGTTCTTGCGTGAACATTAAAAACAACACGACGTTTAAAATTCATTAGACCAATCCAAAATCGAACCGGTCTTGTAAACCAAATAACCGATACCGGTTTAGTGAGAAAAAGGGTTTTATACTCTTCTTCCTTTGATTCTCTCTCGCCGGTAATTTCGCCGCCTCTCTGAAGGAAACGATGGAGGAAGTAGTCGTAGTAGAAGCGCCACCACCGAGTTCTGCTCCGGTTATTGGATACGtagaagaggttgaagaagatgatgaagatgatctcTCGTTTTCTTCAGATTCCGATATCGCTGAAGCTCTAGATTGGCTAGACGGTAAAGACGATGACGAGCTGATTGGTGGTGGATTCTCTCTCCATGCTCGCCGTCCTAATGCTCACGGTGGACATGGTTCACGACCTAACTCTAGTTCTCTTCAACCTATATCTAATAAGGCTCAGAAGCTTACTGGTCACGTTCGTGCTTCTCCTTTGGAGGTATAAATGTTTCTTATCTTGGGTCTTCGATTTGTGTGGTTCTTTGCAAAGTGATCGACTTTATTATCAATTGGTGTTCATAGTATCtgaaatttgatattttgcCTTCTCCTGAGCCATTTGTACTTGGTTCTATTGATTTTGAGTCATTAGTATTTGAAATTTACTGTTTTTAATCCGTATATTGGACATTAACGTTTAGAGTTTGGAATGATTTTGTCAAAgattataatttgaaaaagCTTATGGATTGCTCATAATCTCTTGCTCAAATGAACATTTAggttataggatttttatgttCAGGGAGCTTTTGTACTTGTAAGGTGGAGAACTATGTGGTTTTATGATTGATTTAAGATGATTGCGGATGTAGGGATGGGAAGGAAGAGTACAAGTTGGGATGTCGAATTCTGTGACAACTGCGATTCGTGGAAGTTTAAGAGAGACAGAAATTGGTAGAAGCAGAAATACTGATAAAGCGGACCGAGCAACAGTTGAACAGGTGAGGTTTtgattgttataaaaaaattcggGTCTGGTCATTTTGAGTGTTTAATGTAATGTGCTGATGTTGTTCGTTTGCTCTTTGTTCCAGGCTCTTGATCCAAGGACACGTATGGTTTTGTTTAGAATGCTTAATCGGGGCGTGTTCAATGATGTTAATGGTTGTATTTCGACAGGCAAAGAAGTATGTCACCACTACTTTCATATTCAATGGTTTAGTTATTTATTAACAGTCACGAAGATGATGTGTTTGGATTTCGTTGTTAACAGTGctctcttttattatttatcttacAGGCTAATGTTTATCATGCCACAAAATCTGACGGTTCAGAACTTGCAATAAAAGTGTACAAGACATCCGTTCTAGTTTTCAAGTAAGCTTATACAGGAATAAATGTTGTTTATCGTTGCTTCAAAGAAATTTAacttgatgattttgtttttgaccccattttcaactttgatgatTTCAGGGATCGAGATCGATATGTACAAGGAGATTACCGTTTTAGATATGGGTACTGTCGCCACAATCCCAGGAAGATGGTGAAGACGTGGGCTGAAAAAGAACAGAGAAATCTTAAGAGGTAATTCctattattttttgttggtgtgTGCTGAATAATAGTACTTACATGAATTAGAATAACGAATCTTGTCAGTCATCTCTGATCTACTGATCCATATTGAATCTAGTTAATTTTGGTTCACATATCTTGTTTTCCAATTAAAAGCTGGAGATGTACTCGCTGTTTTTCAATTATATGTTACAATAGTTTTGTAACTCCTTGGTTGGTTTATATTCGTGCTTCATTGGCAGGCTTCATGCAGCAGGAATTAGATGTCCAGCTGTTATACTTCTACGCCTTCATGTTCTTGTGATGGAGTTCATAGGTTCGCTCTAATtcattatcttttctttttggtcactGATTCCAGGCTACTCTTCTCTGTTTACTCTGTTTCATTAACATATTTCAATGAAACAGAGAAATGTTGACGTAAAGATATTTCCAGCTACCTAATCAAATAGactaatattgttttatttatttatatttgcaGGGAGGGATGGTTGGGCTGCACCGCGTCTCAAGGATGCTGCATT is a genomic window containing:
- the LOC104752135 gene encoding serine/threonine-protein kinase RIO1-like — translated: MEEVVVVEAPPPSSAPVIGYVEEVEEDDEDDLSFSSDSDIAEALDWLDGKDDDELIGGGFSLHARRPNAHGGHGSRPNSSSLQPISNKAQKLTGHVRASPLEGWEGRVQVGMSNSVTTAIRGSLRETEIGRSRNTDKADRATVEQALDPRTRMVLFRMLNRGVFNDVNGCISTGKEANVYHATKSDGSELAIKVYKTSVLVFKDRDRYVQGDYRFRYGYCRHNPRKMVKTWAEKEQRNLKRLHAAGIRCPAVILLRLHVLVMEFIGRDGWAAPRLKDAALSLDKLRECYLELIIQMRVLYQKCKLVHGDLSEYNILYFEGHLYIIDVSQSVDLDHPLALNFLREDCDHVSDFFKKHGVAVMTIRELFDFIVDPTITDENVDSYLEEVQQKVIERGEISVEDEIADSVFMKSYIPKSLDAVNNPEADVAKITSGQDTGDMLYQTITGLKDALPKVKDQQIEVNAEAGEEEGEEDDEEEGSEEESEESEKELGPEDKKAARKEHKKKVKEEKRESRKNKTPKSAKKRKKKISKPHKTR
- the LOC104752134 gene encoding uncharacterized protein LOC104752134, encoding MSHRHHQAVDNLINLLGRASHDLTVLHSKLDKEFQQTYPDNANPMKLIQRMKKLQEDVTVLKDQCLELLSAKQDLIDKAQTTLVGNCNLIQKMNASLGESTNGDADDALADFNQIIDEWTTQVRSRTVGEIGEADKEDINKMLFSAIVHTN
- the LOC104752132 gene encoding probable steroid-binding protein 3 is translated as MEFTAEQLSRYNGTNESSPIYVAIKGRVFDVTTGKSFYGPGGDYAIFAGKDASRALGKMSKKEEDVSPSLEGLTEKEMNTLNDWETKFVAKYPVVGRVVSS
- the LOC104753978 gene encoding L10-interacting MYB domain-containing protein-like, encoding MKNKVKDKIGNPRSHPSGSSLPNPCILSSYKDLDTIFACPAELGTIPHPVQGKDHRDDGSAAQSSGTKASQVQHSDRTRTFWTPPMDYYLIDLLVDQVNNGNRVGQTFITSAWNEMVTAFNAKFGSQHSKDVLKNRYKHLRRLYNDIKFLLEQNGFSWDTRRDMVIADDGTWNTYIQAHPEARSYRVKTIPSYPNLCFIFGKETSDGRYTRLAQAFDPSPAETALMIENGSTDGFKDTLGETHSFQMVVYSSNEKNDYLCSNTGPPCIEWTQVMDCCLIDLMLEQVNRGNKIGETFTEQAWADMAECFNAKFGLQTDMFMLENRYILMLKERDDITSILNLDGFTWDEENQTIVAEDEYWKAYIKDHPDATIYKGKTLDSYGNLCKIHEHLSQDSFNCENLMIELESYGHEMEIVNDFSSPHKQQNKRPNPTTPPLELTTVHKAQKTGLETRKPLFEAEGDDDGCTKPIPRNEIYSGIGNAIDALQALPDMDDEFLLDACDLLEDERKAKTFLALDVSLRRKWLVRKLRPSSKF
- the LOC104752133 gene encoding F-box protein DOR-like, coding for MAQIPQFLFACQEEVNSDVTFFSLPPQAQNVAENAPTAATNQVMHLPLNAVNGSNEKFNSIRGFVCFIYQRRLVDGNIEHVQMICKPNTQESSILPTMNTTRVRMMTYYGYDEVYNQLKVLSMTWRNGMNYDNHQVLTFGPGNAWRTIPCSVPHHSSKKGICINGVLYYPAIDMSTDHDMIVCFDVNSEVFSSLPDIMETMIEAVKYGSFIHYNGKLGILQSENILGVDNTSTYFTMWLLDHETQVWAHQIYEFPASFEDTVGEAMLRFDGIITLTNEVVFSSYYPSNPFYLFYYNIVTNTFRKVEIEGMEAYNYRYTFLN